TATACGAAGAGAGCCTTGTTATACGGGAGAGGCATGAaacatcttcatcctcaagccatGAATTGAACTTGGTACCAAGAAAACTCTAAAAGCCAATTGACGATCGGTGCTCTCTggacaagaagcaaaaaaaatatttccccATAAATTTCTCCATCAAAGTTACAGGCGAAGAAGTAAGAAACacagagagggaaaagaaaacgaaatcAAGAATGAGCAACAGACAGTATTAGACACAATTGGGTGGTGGCAAATAAAACCCATGTCGATGCGGATGAAGAACCCACGAACGAaacaactgaaaaaaaaaaaacaataattatgGAAGAAACAAGCAAAAGATTGGAACTTCTTGCACCATGGAAGGTAATATTGGAGGGGAAAAGTGGAACcgcaagggaaaaaagaaaaagaaaacgaaataaaagagTTGACATAAAAAGGGAATCGTATAAAATTATATCAGAAGTGATGGGTCACTcaaaggatagaatggtcaaaacatatatataaaaaaaaaaggagtgttaAAGCCATAAGGGGAGTGAAAAAAGCGTGAGCCTTAAATAAATCATCGacctcgaccaaaaaaataaaaataaatcatcgATGacattttcgattaaaaaaaattggcacaattgaaggtttatgaataaattggcaaattgtcaaaatgttaaAGGCTAAAttggttaaaataaaaaagtttacgACGGAATCATCGCAAGTACGACAGATTAAGGACTATTTAGAGAATTTCACTGTCGAAAGTGACATTATCATCGGCCTTATCCACACAGGTGTTTGGCCTTATCAGCGACGAGGGATCGGGTCCTCCAGCAAAGAAGCGGGAGGGCGCCCTCTCCCATCCAACAAGTAATGCTTCTCGAACTTGAAACCTCATTGCTAATAGGATTCAAAAGGCTTTTCCTTTCCCATGCAAAATCTTGTTCAACCAAACTTGATTCTGACACATCAGTAGGCACAAAAAGATTTAGAGATAATGCATAATAAAAggataaaattaaatattacaaaatagaaaggaaactcaagcggccaaaaaaaaaaaaaagagagagaccgGGATTGAGTCAAATCTGACCCGGGGTTTTGGTGACCCTGGACCAAGCTAGCGAAATCACACAACCCCGGGACAAATCTGGCCGTCGCGGGAGTCATGCGACCTTGGTGTTAGCGTGTCACCTAGTCGAGGTTGCACAACTTGAGGTCGGATTTGGGTCGAGTCGAGCAACCTAGGCCAAATCTAGCCCTCGAGGTCATCGGATCCCAACCATTCATCGCTTGGGGTCCCCCGACCCCGCCGAAGCCTGGAAAGCAAGTGTTTGGCTGCCTTGGCGGTGCCTCTCCCcgcccatcttctctctctttttttttttttaaaaggtctCGATAATTTATCTAGTTTACACCTAAAAATTACAAGTAAGCTTCAATTTATACGATCAGTATTGATGTGGTGCTTACCTATTTTTCCACGTCATCATTCCCACTTTATttcaattcaaacaaaaaacatgtactttttttttgtcagaaaaaacATGTACTTTAAAAATCCAATTACGCAAAAGGTAGTTCAAGGACCTGATCGAACAATACGAAACAATTCGGCAACTTCTTATACTTTTTCCCTCCATTACATTGCGACTCTATTTCCTTCTATTAAATCCACAATAAATGTGCTTATCGAAATataaatttgaagttttgggtTTATTAGAGCAGTATATTCTATACGATCTATCAAATTACTCAAAAGAGCTTTGCCTAAGGATACTTATATTCTCACAATGTGAACGTTGAATGTAGTCacactaaaattttcaaaaagagaaggtACTCGTTTGTTTTAAAGTCAATCTGGTACTCTTATTTGGGTTGGGATGAAACTACATAGATGTTCTAGAAGCGCCACACGTGACCATTACATGCCCATCGCATAATTtcgagaaaattgtcaaataagtcctaaacatattttaattatatcaattcaatttgaaactttttgtatttgtgtcaattcagtctatttagaCGGCTGATCTTGAAGTGACACTGCCGACATTGacgttaatatttttaaataatgttttaatatttttttctcttcttttctttagttttttttttccccaatgcTTAGGGCCGGCAAGGGATGGGacacccttgcctagatctagcaagggccACGACACCCTCACTAGATCTAGCCGGGCGAGGGGCACGATGGCCTCGCTCAATCTAGGCAACCGTGGCCATCGGCCAATGCCAACGATGGCGTCCCGACCCTCGGAGGTCATCATATCCCAACCATTCATCGCTTGGGGTCCCCCGACCTTGCAGAAGCCTGGAAAGCAAGTGTTTGGCTGCCTTGGCGGTGCCTCTCCCTACCGCCTCCCGcatgttctctctttttttaaaagacgGTCTCGATAATTTATCTAGTTTACACCTAAAAATTACAAGTAAGCTTCAATTTATATGATCGGTATTGATGTGGTGCTTACCCGTTTTTCCACGTCATCATTCCCGCTTTATttcaattcaaacaaaaaacatgtacttttttttttttgtcagaagaaACATGTACTTTAAAAATCCAATTACACAAAGAgcagttcaaggaccatatcgAACGATAAGAAACAATTCGGCAACTTCTGATATTTTTTCCCTCCATTACATTGCgactctattttcttttattaaattcaCAAGAAATGTGCTCATCGAAATAGTTTTGGGTTTATTAGAGCAGTATATTCTATACGATCTATCAAATTACTCAAAAGAGCTTTGCCTAAGGATACTTATATTCTCACAATGTGAACGTTGAATGTAGTCAtactaaaattttcacaaagAGAAGGTATTCATTTCTTTTAAAGTCAATCTGGTACTCTTATTTGGGTTGGGATGAAACTACATAGATGTTCTAGAAGCACCACACGTGACCATTACGTGCCCACAGCATAATttggagaaaattgtcaaataagtcctaaacatattgtaattatgttaattcaatcttaaactttttgtatttgtgccaattcaacctATTAGGCAGGCTGGTGCTGAAGTGGCTAGCACTGCCGACATTGACgttaacttttttaaataatgttttaaattttttttctcttttcccaatCCTTAGGGCCATCGAGGGATGAGacacccttgcctagatctagcaagggccACGACACCCTCACTAGATATAGctaggcgagggccacgacGGCCTCGCTCAATGCGGGCGAACGAGGCCGTTGCCCAATGCCAACGAGGGCGTCCCGACCCTCATTGGCCCTAAGGGTAGggggaaaaactaaagaaaataaaataaaaaattatttaaaaaattcacatcaacGCCGACCGGTCAAATGGCCTGAATtgaatacaataagtttatgactaaattgcaaaaaaaaaaaaaaaaaattatgactttttGTTAAGGTAAATTACTTCAAATCATTTGAAAGGCTGAAAACTCCAGAATCGCTTATGCGGAAGATTGCTCAGAGCGCATCAGTTTGTCATCTATTGAGAGCCAGGAATTTGATGGCCCATGAAGGCAAATTGTCTGTGGACGATGATGTTAAACCCGTCGAGCATGATGCCGGTATTCACGATGATAGTCCCAACAAGTGAGGAAAGgtagcccaaaaaaaaagccTTGAATTGGAATTAGAAACTGCAGAATCTTGAGTTCATCCATTAATTTTCCTTCAGGAGAGGGATGGATTGCTGGAACTAGTTGGCTAAAACTTTTTACTAAGCATTCGAAGCGAAGTGATCGAACGGGGTCAACTACGCAACCAAGTTACTCTATTGCCAATGAAAACTCTTTACGCTTCATCAGCTGTATAACCTTCCCAGCACTTTTGGTTGTGAAGCACTCCAACGTCCCCACAAGTTCTCCAGAAGTGAAGCAAACGCCACCCAGACCAGATTGAAGTAGAGAAGAATCCTTCCCTAAGCCAAAGATCTCGCCGACCCCCTCAGGAAGCCTGCGTATTCGAAGGGTACAGTGCTCGTAGACGACCCGAGCTGAAAATATAAACGTTGAAAAGTTTGACAGCGAAATTTCATGGTTTATTATGCACGTCGTGATTGACCAAGTTCATCATGATGCAAGGTTAGGCCGAAGTCTAGGGATCAAGGAAGCAGGTTCCATTCCATGCTACAGCCCCTCAAAAAATGTCTGATACAGATCGGTCCAACCCTACTTTTTATTCACATTTTGCAATCAACCTAACTCCTTAGATATTAGTCTTGGCCACGGAGTAAAAAATGATAGCCGTGTGGCCCAAGTCCACCTTGATCTTGAATCAGAGACATCTGATCTGAGCTGTTGAAGACCCATGTGGGAAAATCCCTAaccaaattcttttttattgCAGAACATGGAGTTGGTCACCTAATAACAATGTCTGATGTGACATTGGTGTGGAGGCTCATGGTTGACATtctaaggaaaaagaaacgaaacTGCAGCTGTCTTACGTTCAATTAATTTGGCCGGGAGCTGTCAGCCTCTTgactttcttatttttctgGAAGAGAACTCATGGCAAACTGcgattttcttgttctttctgtCGTCCCCCTCAAGTCTGCCTGAGCTGGTCCATGTCCATACAGGGAGCAAGAACTTAATATTAAAGGGTAGAACAAAATTTCCCAGAAAACATgattaaaatatgattaaacCCGGAAAACATCTCGAATGTTTCGACCATTATGACTTCTCCAAATCGAGCGAAAACCTTTCGAAGTCACGTCCGCTGATTGCCAACAGCACTGTATATCCAGAACTTCTCACACCAATCGCAGTTGAATGAAGACGCCTTCATGCTGAAGAAATCGCCAGAactaattcaattttcttccatttttcagGAGATTTAACGAGGTAGTCAATTCCTTAAATCCATGACTATTTTCCATGTTAATGATTCCAGCTGACTCGAAAAAGGATTCCTTATTGTGTAGTCCCTTAAAATTAGTTACGTGAGGATTACTGCAATTAATTATGAATTGTTCAGTTGATGCATCTactattctttctttctacgCCCAGCACACCAACTGGTCATTTAGGACAACCTTAAGAATACAGAAACCTTCCGGTGATATGCGTGAACTCAATATAAACTTCAAGGGTTTAGCTTGTTTTCAAATTTACCGGTGAATCTGCAATCAAAGTTAGTTGATTTCTATCTACTCATCGGACTAATCTGCAGGGCATCTTGAGAGAATTGTGTTGACATTGAACCAAAGAACTCCTCTGTTTGATCAGACTGGGTAAGTCGGTGAATTCATCAGCGTCGTTTGGATTTTCCTAACCAATTGTAATTGCCTTTTAACCTTTCCTCTGATGAAATGACAGGCGATGGTTATGGAGGATGTGCTTCTGCATGGAACGCTTAACTTGACGATATTCGAAGTTGATGGAATTTCTGGAGGAAAATCTGCTGTTTTCTTTCATAAGGTATACAATCTCCTACCGAAAATGTTAATGCCGTTTTGAAGCAAATGTATTGAGTTAACTCTCATCTTTAATAGTCATCTTTTCTGCATATCGTTTTGCCTTTCGACATGAAGAAGGGCGGAGAGGATAGTAGGGAATATATCTCTGGCAATAGATTTAATGTAAGCAAAGTAGATCATGATTCCaagttgaaaattttctgaAGAGGATAATTACTATGCTTGAAAAATGATCTCTTTAAAAGTTTCCGCTGAAATGCTCACTAGTACAAGCTTGTCTAGCTTCTCCGGGTTTCAGAACATTCTCTGTTCTCTGTCTTCTGTGAGCTAATGTTGATGTTAGATCCTGTACCTTAACTTCTAGTATGTCTTAACAACTCCACGCAGCTAGCAAAGGAAATTGGAAAATGTATCGGGTGCGGAAGACCCACGTTCAAACTTTATACTACGGTCGATATAGGCAAAACTCGAGTTTCGCAAACCCGACTAACGGAAAGTGGTCACTGCAACCCAATATGGAACGAGTCCTTCCACATATACTGCGCCCACTCGGCTTCTCAAATTACCTTCTCCATCAAGCAAGCTGATCCTATCGGAGCAACTGTGATCGGAACTGCTTCGCTTCCCATTAGGGAGATCGTGAAGGGACAAGAAGTCGAGAGGTGGCTGGAGATATCAAGGGGAGAACACACATCCCTCCACCATGGTTCGAAGATCCATGTCAAGCTGAAATTTGATAGCGCCGCTGGAGACCCGCACTGGTCTAAAGGGATTCGGAGTCCTGACTTTCCGGGAGTGCCTCACACATTCTTCGAACAAAGGAAAGGTTGTAAAGTCACTCTTTATCAAGATGCTCATGTCGAAGACGGCTTTAGCCCGAAGATCCATCTGGCCGGCGGCAAGCACTATGAGCCTCATCGCTGTTGGGAGGATATTTTTGATGCGATATCAAATGCCAAGCAATTGGTTTATATAGCTGGATGGTCGGTGTACACGAAGATCACATTGATCAGGGATCTAAAGAGGCGAAAACCAGGAGGAGACATGACCCTCGGAGACCTCCTGAAGATGAAAGCTGACGAGGGCGTCACTGTCCTAATGCTCGTTTGGGATGACAAAACCTCGGTTCGAGATCTTAAGAAAGATGGAGTGATGGCTACTCATGATGAAGACACTAGGAGTTTCTTCCATGGGACTAGAGTTCATTGTGTCCTATGCCCTCGGAATCCAGATAATGGCCGGGGCCTTGTTCAAGGTACGGAGATTGCTGCTATGTTCGCGCATCACCAGAAGATGGTGGTGGTTGATAGCGAGGCGTTGGGTGGAGAATCCGGGAAGAGAAGGGTTGTTAGCTTCATCGGCGGAATCGATCTCTGCGACGGGAGATACGATACTCCTTCCCATCCCCTGTTCAGGACATTGGACTCGGTTCATCACAGCGATTTCCACCAGCCGAATTTCAAAGGCGCGTCCATCAAGAAAGGCGGACCAAGAGAGCCTTGGCACGATGTGCATTGTCGGCTCGAAGGCCCAGTAGCCAGAGATGTGTTGATCAACTTCGAGCAAAGATGGAGAAAGCAAGGACAAGGCGACAACTTGCTTGTCAAAGTGAATGCCGATGTATTCATGTCACCATCTGAAGAAGTTTTGCTCGATGATAGCGAATCGTGGAACGTTCAATTGTTTCGCTCCATCGACGGCGGGGCGGCTATTGGATTGCCAGACATCCCAGGCGATGCGGCGAACCACGGCATCGTTAGGGGCAAAGAATACCCCATTGAGAGAAGCATCCAAGATGCTTATATCAACGCAATTCGACGGGCGAAGAATTTCATTTACATCGAGAACCAATACTTCCTGGGAAGCTCATTCTCGTGGGAGTCTAGCGACACCAAGGTCGAGGAGGCCGGcgctcttcctcttcatcttatCCCCAAAGAGTTGTCGCTAAAGATTGTTAGCAAGATTGAAGCAGGGGAGAGATTCGCAGTGTATATCGTCCTCCCGATGTGGCCGGAGGGAGTTCCAGAGAGTCAGTCAGTTCAAGCTATATTGCACTGGCAGAACCGGACGATGGAGATGATGTACAAGGATGTAGCACGGGCCATCCGCGACAAGGGGCTCAACGCAGACCCGACGGACTACTTGACATTCTTCTGCTTGGGCAATAGAGAGACTGAAAAACACGGGGAATACATACCTGCTGAGCAGCTAG
This genomic interval from Rhodamnia argentea isolate NSW1041297 chromosome 4, ASM2092103v1, whole genome shotgun sequence contains the following:
- the LOC115757124 gene encoding phospholipase D alpha 1-like, translating into MVMEDVLLHGTLNLTIFEVDGISGGKSAVFFHKLAKEIGKCIGCGRPTFKLYTTVDIGKTRVSQTRLTESGHCNPIWNESFHIYCAHSASQITFSIKQADPIGATVIGTASLPIREIVKGQEVERWLEISRGEHTSLHHGSKIHVKLKFDSAAGDPHWSKGIRSPDFPGVPHTFFEQRKGCKVTLYQDAHVEDGFSPKIHLAGGKHYEPHRCWEDIFDAISNAKQLVYIAGWSVYTKITLIRDLKRRKPGGDMTLGDLLKMKADEGVTVLMLVWDDKTSVRDLKKDGVMATHDEDTRSFFHGTRVHCVLCPRNPDNGRGLVQGTEIAAMFAHHQKMVVVDSEALGGESGKRRVVSFIGGIDLCDGRYDTPSHPLFRTLDSVHHSDFHQPNFKGASIKKGGPREPWHDVHCRLEGPVARDVLINFEQRWRKQGQGDNLLVKVNADVFMSPSEEVLLDDSESWNVQLFRSIDGGAAIGLPDIPGDAANHGIVRGKEYPIERSIQDAYINAIRRAKNFIYIENQYFLGSSFSWESSDTKVEEAGALPLHLIPKELSLKIVSKIEAGERFAVYIVLPMWPEGVPESQSVQAILHWQNRTMEMMYKDVARAIRDKGLNADPTDYLTFFCLGNRETEKHGEYIPAEQLEHDSDYQRAQHARRFMIYVHAKTMIVDDEYIIVGSANINERSMDGARDTEIAMGAYQLHHLANERHRARGQVYGFRMSLWHEHLREHHHSFDHPESSECVQMVNQIADRNWRLYCSKKLDRDLPGQLLKYPITITEDGKVAELPGMEFFPDTKAKVLGSKSHVLPSLLTT